The Gossypium arboreum isolate Shixiya-1 chromosome 2, ASM2569848v2, whole genome shotgun sequence region tgtattCTAAGCATTGCAGTTAAAAGCAATTTTCATTTTTGTTATATGCTGTTAATTTAATGTTATTCTGCATTCATTTTAGTTACTcaactttaataaatttttattttatccaATAATTTTTTTTGTGCCCAAAATAAAACGATTTTTAACTGCAGCTAACAATTTCCGTATCATAACAAACTTTGTCATCATAAATGTCACAAACCAATTGTCTCCTATTACCCTTTGTTACATGCATTGAACTACTCcaagaatttcatattatattGAAATTAAACAACACGATCATTTCgatatttaaaaatacaatattaaaatttaattttgcaatatcctaaaaaatttataaaaaaaaagaaaaagaagaggttTGAAACTTTACTATATTCACAACAAAATTTGCAATGTGTTATCCACCATTTCTCCCAATAAATGAagtacaaaattttattttattttttttgagaatttgagaaattttaagtgagaaaaaaaaaataaagaggtATTTATAGATTGGaaataaaaaaatcatgaaaTTCGATTTCCAGTAATTTAATAGATCGATTGAGACAATGAGAAAATAAATTCTGTGGCCAAAGGTCAAAGCCTTGAAGAATACAGATAATCTAATGATCCACAACaatcaaaatcttaaatttttagACAAATTTTACTGTTATACTATCAAAATCTAGCTAGCTTGTAGTAACATTTTCATGTAAAAATCAAGAACATAAGTTCTATACACAAGCTAAAAAACGTAGAAAAGTTGGAGACAGTTCAAGAATTTGATCACCATGTTCAACCCCATTAAAAGCCAGCTTCGACATTTCTGCATCAAACAAATTATCTCCTGATGATGTTCTCTTAGTCACCTTGGCCGGTTCCGCCGCCGCCATGttccaagaagaagaagaagaagaagacggCAGCCGATTACACGATTCATCCCTTGACGACGAGTCTTTCCCCGTAAGGCGTTGTACCAGGCCCATAAACTCCTCGGGTCTAACATGGATAATCTTCGGCGACCTCAAATAAATCACCACAGGATTGATTACTTTACTGCTGCTACTATTGATTCGATTCCGAATATTACCATGCGATGCTTTCTTGATCAACGATGAAGAATGGCTAACCTTTAACGGTGATGGCCTTGGACCCTGCAACTCTGATCTTCCTCTAATGGAGTGCTTGATAAGACTCATGTTTTGAGActgaacttgtttttttttagCACATGCAAGCTTTAAAGATCAACACTAACAATgggtttatatttatatatatataaatatataaatatatatgttgaTAGTGCAAAAGTAAAGAAAGAGTCCAAACATATGCAAAGGGATTACAAGAAAATGGCAAGAAAAACTGGGTCTGTAGGTTTGAATAAGTCTTCGCAATATTATATTAGTATGGAGTTTTTGGTAGATTCTGCCGGCTATGGGTTTTTCAAAAAGGGTGTTTGTTTGAAAACCTTTTGGTTGAACAATCAATAGCAAAGGGAAGATGACAAGTTGATGAGTCAAGTCAAGGTCATTAATTATCTGGTTTCTTTTCTTCTTAATTTGATCTGTGGGATACCCAAATTCCATTTGTGTCTACCAACTTTGTATTCTTCTTGCAATGACATGATGGAATTTAATTTCAAACCACACTACCTTCAAATATACTCACAGTTGTTGGTATCCCACCTCAAACTGCTCGGTACGTGGATTTATTCTCCCTACGTTAAATTTTTAACGTGGTTTATGAAATAATTAAGTAGAAATATGTATCATGCCATTTTATATCATGCTGACGTAtaaatattagattttttttttatgaatgatGAAATTCATTAATCCAATTATGTAGTTAAACTGTTACAAAAAAACATTGTACAATAACTTTAAGCTATACaaataaattaatcaattatACTTCAAGAAGCATAAAGTGAAGCATTAATAGGATCGGTTCTATTGATTGGTCTTCTTCCTAAGTGAGCCCACATAATCTCTTTAATCTGCATCAAGAATGATGCACCAAAATATCTCTTGTTCCTCTATCTTCATATCACATACAAATATGCACTCCAAGCAAGTTTGAGTATAGCAACAAGCAAAGACTTTCCTTTAAGTTTCAATATCGTCCAAGCTAACTCTTGCCTCCAAATATCCACAGCCCTATGAATAGAGCAAAGACGCAAAATTGATTGCCAGACTTTCTTTGAAAAACTGCactcaaataaaatataatcacGTCTCTTTGTAACATCTATACAAAAAAAGCAACAAGTATCAACCAAAATCTCAAAAGCAAACAAACGATCCTGAGTTGGGAGTCTATTAAGAATAACCATCCAAGCAATAAGAGAATGTTTGGGAATATGTAA contains the following coding sequences:
- the LOC108462756 gene encoding VQ motif-containing protein 8, chloroplastic-like, whose translation is MSLIKHSIRGRSELQGPRPSPLKVSHSSSLIKKASHGNIRNRINSSSSKVINPVVIYLRSPKIIHVRPEEFMGLVQRLTGKDSSSRDESCNRLPSSSSSSSWNMAAAEPAKVTKRTSSGDNLFDAEMSKLAFNGVEHGDQILELSPTFLRFLACV